A DNA window from Bubalus bubalis isolate 160015118507 breed Murrah chromosome 20, NDDB_SH_1, whole genome shotgun sequence contains the following coding sequences:
- the ISL2 gene encoding insulin gene enhancer protein ISL-2: MVDIIFHYPFLGTMGDHSKKKPGTAMCVGCGSQIHDQFILRVSPDLEWHAACLKCAECSQYLDETCTCFVRDGKTYCKRDYVRLFGIKCAKCQVGFSSSDLVMRARDSVYHIECFRCSVCSRQLLPGDEFSLREHELLCRADHGLLLERAAAGSPRSPGPLPGARGLHLPDPGSGRQPSLRPHVHKQTEKTTRVRTVLNEKQLHTLRTCYAANPRPDALMKEQLVEMTGLSPRVIRVWFQNKRCKDKKKSILMKQLQQQQHNDKTSLQGLTGTPLVAGSPIRHESAVQGSAVEVQTYQPPWKALSEFALQSDLDQPAFQQLVSFSESGSLGNSSGSDVTSLSSQLPDTPNSMVPSPVET; this comes from the exons ATGGTGGATATTATTTTTCACTATCCTTTTCTAGGTACTATGGGGGATCATTCCAAGA AGAAGCCCGGGACGGCCATGTGCGTGGGCTGCGGGAGTCAGATCCACGATCAGTTTATCCTGCGGGTGTCGCCAGACCTCGAGTGGCACGCCGCCTGCCTCAAGTGCGCCGAATGCAGCCAGTACCTGGACGAGACGTGCACGTGCTTCGTGAGAGACGGGAAGACCTACTGCAAGCGGGACTACGTCAG GCTCTTCGGCATCAAGTGCGCCAAGTGCCAGGTGGGCTTCAGCAGCAGCGATCTGGTGATGCGGGCGCGGGACAGCGTGTACCACATCGAGTGTTTCCGCTGCTCAGTGTGCAGCCGCCAGCTGCTTCCCGGAGACGAATTCTCGCTGCGGGAGCACGAGCTGCTCTGCCGCGCCGACCACGGCCTCCTGCTCGAGCGCGCGGCGGCCGGCAGCCCGCGCAGCCCCGGCCCGCTTCCCGGCGCCCGCGGCCTGCATCTGCCAG ACCCGGGATCCGGCCGGCAGCCTTCGCTGCGCCCACACGTGCACAAACAGACCGAGAAGACAACCCGCGTGCGAACCGTGCTGAACGAGAAGCAGCTGCACACACTGCGGACGTGCTACGCCGCCAACCCGCGGCCCGACGCGCTCATGAAGGAGCAGCTGGTGGAGATGACCGGCCTGAGCCCGCGGGTCATCCGCGTCTGGTTCCAGAACAAGCGGTGCAAGGACAAGAAGAAATCCATCCTCAtgaagcagctgcagcagcagcagcacaacgaCAAGACG AGCCTCCAGGGACTGACCGGGACGCCCCTGGTGGCGGGCAGCCCCATCCGCCACGAGAGCGCCGTGCAGGGCAGTGCAGTCGAGGTGCAGACGTACCAGCCGCCGTGGAAAGCGCTCAGCGAGTTCGCGCTCCAGAGTGACCTGGATCAACCCGCCTTCCAGCAGCTG GTCTCTTTCTCTGAGTCCGGCTCCCTAGGCAACTCCTCCGGCAGCGACGTGACCTCCTTGTCCTCGCAGCTCCCGGACACCCCCAACAGCATGGTGCCGAGTCCCGTGGAGACGTGA